The genomic DNA AGAAAAAACTCAAAAAGAAAATGTTTCATCGCGCGAGCGGCTCCAATGAACGGACAATTGTCTCACGTCGGCGCAAGGGACAGAGACTTTTTGTTATGCAATGTCGCACTGTGCCGTGCTTTGCCGCTTGAGCCTCTGTAGCCGCTCCGCTAACGTGGCATGAATCGTGGGACAGCGGCGTCTTTATTGCTTCGCTTGTCGCGCGAGCTGCTACTAGCGGCATGAGGCTTTCATGCAGAATTTGGCAACCGAAGAGAACTTCACCGAGGACCCGAGAGTCACCGTCGCGGGTGCGGCCAGCCGGCCGTTGACCCCAACGCAGAAATACCGGCCCGCGCTTCCGGCCAAGTCTGCGCGCCGGATATCGGTGCTGCGCCAGGCTCTGTATCTGCCCAAGACGCTGCTCGCTATCTACAAGATCATCCGGGAGGATTTTACAACTGCGGTCCTCGATGAGAACCTCTGGGCTTTTTGGGGCTTTCACCAGGAGGTCTTCGACCATGAACCCTGGGACCCGCACTACCGGGCGCGGATCTGGCAAAAAGCGCAGCTTAGCGCCATCGGGCCGCAGCATGTGATCGGCGGTCTGGCGGTCTGGGAAATGGCGTTCATGATGAACGTCGCCATGGAAAACGAGGACCCCATCATGGAATACAGCCAGCAAAACGGAGAGGGCTTCCGCTTTCTTCTGCCCACGCTGGGCCGGTTCATGGGAAAGAATGAGGAGCAGGCCAAGTATGCCGCCGAGCATGGCATGCCCTGGTGTGAAGCCACGTGGTGCGCCGAAGAGCGGCGGCATAGCAATGCCTTTGCCCGCATGATCGAACGCCTGATGAATGCATCGCCCAACAGGGAGAATCCCAATCAGCCCATGGTAGTGACCACCGATGAAGCGGCCGCCATGCGCCATATCATCAACCGGCAGACCACGGAATGGAACGCGAGCTCCAGCTACATCGTGATGGCAGCGCACGCGGCCAGCGACCTACACATCCTGGTCCGGAACATCGTGCGCGACGAGATCAAGCACTTGAGCATCCTGAGCGGCGCAGACTCGTATCTGTTTGGTCCGCGCCTGTGCGGACGATTTCTCGACTTAGTCAAATTGGGAATTGACAACTATCGTGGCCAAAGAAAAAACCGTTCCGGGGGCGATCTGCTGGGAAGCAATCCTGTCCTGGCCGTGGAAGGGATTGTGGCGCATCTTCTAACAGCGTTTTACGTGACCAAGTGGCTGCGGAGCGCCCCTTTGCGCACCATGGCTGCAGTCTTTGAGACGCCTTCAAAGCTGCCAGAGCCGGCTGCGTTTATTCCGTCGCAAGCGCGACAAGCGGAAATCAATGAGACTTTGCGAAGAGGGAGAGAGAAGCGTTTGGGTCTGCTGCGCTGGGACCCACAGAAGAGAAGCAAAGCCCTGGCGATGCGGTGTTTTGAAGAAGCCAACCGGGGGACCATCGAGAAGATCGCCGCGACTGAACTCTATGGCTTTCACGGCGCCGAAGTGCCCGGCTCTCGTGGAGACAGAACGATCAGAAAACGGATTGCGAGCCTTCGCCTCGAAAGTCAGGGTCTGGAGACGCACGGCAAAGAAATGCTCAGGGCATGTCTGCTCGACCACTTGCGTCATTATCAAATCCAAAATAATCGGCACGTCTTAGCCAGAATGGCTGCGGAGAGTTCGGCTATGCATCCAGTGCGAGCCCACAGCCGAGAGAAGGCGGAAGTACTTCCTTCATAATTTTGCTGGAGCGTTCATCAGTGCCGGGTGTGGTCTTCGGATCGTTCGGCGTTTGCTGGATGATATCCTGAATAGTGACTTTCATCTGCAAAGCTTTCCTCTTCGACCTCGATGGTGTTCTTGTGGATTCCACTCCTTCTGTAGCACGGATCTGGAAGAGGTGGGCACTCGAACACAACCTGAATCCCGAACTCGTGGTTGCTCACGCCCACGGCCGCCGCAGCATTGAGACCATCCGCGAATTTGCTCCCCACCTGGACGCAGAACAAGAGAACCGCCGAGTTGAGAACATGGAGATTACCGATAAGGATGGGATCACACCCATCCCCGGCGCGTTGGAGCTTCTGCGCCGTCTGCCGGTTGACCGGTTTGCAGTCGTCACCTCCGGCACGCGTCCTCTGGCCAAATCACGGCTGGAATACGCCGGATTCATCTGGCCGCCACACTCCGTCACCGCCGAGGACGTTATTCACGGCAAGCCATCTCCGGAACCATATCTCAAGGGCGCCGCTCTGCTGGGCTTTCAGCCCGCCGATTGCCTGGTCTTTGAAGATACAGTCGCCGGCATTCGCGCGGGCAAAGCCGCCGGCATGCGGGTCATCGGTCTTACGACTACCTGTTCGCCGGATGAATTGAAACTGGCGGATGCGCTCGTACCTTCTTTGGAGCACGTTAAGGTCGAATTTGTCGACGAAGCGTTCCGGCTCGACGTGAGACAAACGTGATCAACCGGCAAGCACATTTATGAACTTGAAAGTTGAAACCAGAAGCTGGAAACTATTGCGATGAATCGCAGAGATTTTTTACACACTGCCGCGGCAGGCGCATTGGCAGCGGCGGCTACGCAAGTAGCGGAGGCGCAGGAGCAATCGCCGTCGAAGGACACAGCTAGCAAAACCAGCCTGCCGAAATCCAACCGCAAAAAAGCCAACCTCAAGCTGGGAACGCAACATGGCGACAGCGACG from Terriglobales bacterium includes the following:
- a CDS encoding HAD family hydrolase, yielding MTFICKAFLFDLDGVLVDSTPSVARIWKRWALEHNLNPELVVAHAHGRRSIETIREFAPHLDAEQENRRVENMEITDKDGITPIPGALELLRRLPVDRFAVVTSGTRPLAKSRLEYAGFIWPPHSVTAEDVIHGKPSPEPYLKGAALLGFQPADCLVFEDTVAGIRAGKAAGMRVIGLTTTCSPDELKLADALVPSLEHVKVEFVDEAFRLDVRQT